The following are encoded in a window of Artemia franciscana chromosome 5, ASM3288406v1, whole genome shotgun sequence genomic DNA:
- the LOC136027064 gene encoding tRNA-specific adenosine deaminase 1-like isoform X3, which yields MEKGTQKDKIAKAALDKYDELKKTGKPIPSQEWTVYTAIVMLNTKEEIVVALGTGSKCIGKTSLSSNGDTINDSHAEVIARRCFLKFLYSEMRKSVYEESICLNYKKDMAKFILKDDITFHMFTTCLPCGDATIFQVSPKYESNKFKKEIKVTPPLEKRLKTETDTYSVDVNDDNNEERETLVNFTDLNRTGAKCLPLGFQDPKLLGTQYHVIGVLRTKPGRGDPTLSMSCSDKIAKWNLLGVQGSLLSWFLEKPIYFSSIIFGKCRFNLDSVERAIYGRFKNDLLDFVFPIGYRHNCPVIDVVDINRKELMKDDSIKPCSGSILWYYGCKNQEVAVEGKKQGVTKKLRNIGKANLSVCKRELYHDYVNLKTAVSTEKFETVKLTYSEAKNLSVEYCKLWKDVRDRVFKIWSQKPKHFEGFSICEQ from the coding sequence ATGGAAAAGGGGACTCAGAAAGACAAAATTGCGAAAGCTGCTTTAGACAAATATGATGAATTGAAGAAAACAGGCAAACCAATTCCCAGTCAAGAGTGGACAGTATACACAGCTATTGTTATGCTAAATACTAAAGAAGAGATCGTTGTTGCCCTAGGCACTGGATCAAAGTGTATTGGTAAGACTTCACTCAGTTCTAATGGTGACACTATCAATGATAGTCATGCAGAGGTGATTGCACGaagatgttttttaaaattcctgTATTCAGAAATGCGCAAATCAGTTTATGAAGAAAGTATTTgcttaaactacaaaaaagatatggcaaaatttattttaaaggatGATATTACCTTTCATATGTTTACAACTTGTTTACCATGTGGTGATGCAACTATTTTCCAGGTTAGTCCAAAATATGAGAGCAATAAATTTAAGAAGGAAATAAAGGTGACACCACCTCTAGAAAAACGATTGAAGACTGAAACTGATACATATTCTGTAGACGTAAATGATGATAATAATGAAGAGAGAGAAACATTGGTGAATTTTACAGATTTAAATAGGACTGGTGCTAAATGCTTACCTCTTGGTTTTCAGGACCCAAAGCTTTTGGGTACCCAGTATCATGTTATTGGAGTGTTAAGAACAAAACCAGGCAGAGGAGATCCAACTTTATCAATGTCATGTAGTGATAAAATTGCAAAATGGAATCTACTTGGTGTTCAAGGTTCTTTGTTATCGTGGTTTCTAGAAAAACCAATTTATTTTTCGTCTATAATATTTGGAAAGTGTCGATTCAATCTTGACAGTGTAGAAAGAGCCATTTACGGCCGattcaaaaatgatttattaGATTTCGTGTTTCCGATTGGTTACCGACATAACTGCCCTGTGATCGATGTTGTAGACATAAACAGAAAGGAATTAATGAAAGATGATTCTATTAAACCTTGTTCAGGAAGCATTTTGTGGTATTATGGTTGTAAAAACCAGGAGGTCGCTGTTGAAGGAAAGAAGCAGGGTGTTACCAAAAAGCTACGTAACATTGGGAAAGCAAATCTCTCTGTTTGTAAAAGGGAACTCTACCATGACTATGTTAATCTAAAAACTGCTGTTTCAACAGAAAAGTTCGAAACGGTGAAACTTACATATAGTGAAGCCAAGAATTTATCAGTCGAGTATTGCAAATTGTGGAAAGATGTTCGGGATCGAGTGTTCAAGATTTGGAGTCAAAAACCCAAACACTTTGAGGGTTTCAGCATTTGTGAACAATGA
- the LOC136027064 gene encoding tRNA-specific adenosine deaminase 1-like isoform X2 gives MRTMEKGTQKDKIAKAALDKYDELKKTGKPIPSQEWTVYTAIVMLNTKEEIVVALGTGSKCIGKTSLSSNGDTINDSHAEVIARRCFLKFLYSEMRKSVYEESICLNYKKDMAKFILKDDITFHMFTTCLPCGDATIFQVSPKYESNKFKKEIKVTPPLEKRLKTETDTYSVDVNDDNNEERETLVNFTDLNRTGAKCLPLGFQDPKLLGTQYHVIGVLRTKPGRGDPTLSMSCSDKIAKWNLLGVQGSLLSWFLEKPIYFSSIIFGKCRFNLDSVERAIYGRFKNDLLDFVFPIGYRHNCPVIDVVDINRKELMKDDSIKPCSGSILWYYGCKNQEVAVEGKKQGVTKKLRNIGKANLSVCKRELYHDYVNLKTAVSTEKFETVKLTYSEAKNLSVEYCKLWKDVRDRVFKIWSQKPKHFEGFSICEQ, from the exons ATG AGAACTATGGAAAAGGGGACTCAGAAAGACAAAATTGCGAAAGCTGCTTTAGACAAATATGATGAATTGAAGAAAACAGGCAAACCAATTCCCAGTCAAGAGTGGACAGTATACACAGCTATTGTTATGCTAAATACTAAAGAAGAGATCGTTGTTGCCCTAGGCACTGGATCAAAGTGTATTGGTAAGACTTCACTCAGTTCTAATGGTGACACTATCAATGATAGTCATGCAGAGGTGATTGCACGaagatgttttttaaaattcctgTATTCAGAAATGCGCAAATCAGTTTATGAAGAAAGTATTTgcttaaactacaaaaaagatatggcaaaatttattttaaaggatGATATTACCTTTCATATGTTTACAACTTGTTTACCATGTGGTGATGCAACTATTTTCCAGGTTAGTCCAAAATATGAGAGCAATAAATTTAAGAAGGAAATAAAGGTGACACCACCTCTAGAAAAACGATTGAAGACTGAAACTGATACATATTCTGTAGACGTAAATGATGATAATAATGAAGAGAGAGAAACATTGGTGAATTTTACAGATTTAAATAGGACTGGTGCTAAATGCTTACCTCTTGGTTTTCAGGACCCAAAGCTTTTGGGTACCCAGTATCATGTTATTGGAGTGTTAAGAACAAAACCAGGCAGAGGAGATCCAACTTTATCAATGTCATGTAGTGATAAAATTGCAAAATGGAATCTACTTGGTGTTCAAGGTTCTTTGTTATCGTGGTTTCTAGAAAAACCAATTTATTTTTCGTCTATAATATTTGGAAAGTGTCGATTCAATCTTGACAGTGTAGAAAGAGCCATTTACGGCCGattcaaaaatgatttattaGATTTCGTGTTTCCGATTGGTTACCGACATAACTGCCCTGTGATCGATGTTGTAGACATAAACAGAAAGGAATTAATGAAAGATGATTCTATTAAACCTTGTTCAGGAAGCATTTTGTGGTATTATGGTTGTAAAAACCAGGAGGTCGCTGTTGAAGGAAAGAAGCAGGGTGTTACCAAAAAGCTACGTAACATTGGGAAAGCAAATCTCTCTGTTTGTAAAAGGGAACTCTACCATGACTATGTTAATCTAAAAACTGCTGTTTCAACAGAAAAGTTCGAAACGGTGAAACTTACATATAGTGAAGCCAAGAATTTATCAGTCGAGTATTGCAAATTGTGGAAAGATGTTCGGGATCGAGTGTTCAAGATTTGGAGTCAAAAACCCAAACACTTTGAGGGTTTCAGCATTTGTGAACAATGA
- the LOC136027064 gene encoding tRNA-specific adenosine deaminase 1-like isoform X1, with protein sequence MQGVSTMLVSAVFYVSLPFSLLRWLQEMPFCWRHMRTMEKGTQKDKIAKAALDKYDELKKTGKPIPSQEWTVYTAIVMLNTKEEIVVALGTGSKCIGKTSLSSNGDTINDSHAEVIARRCFLKFLYSEMRKSVYEESICLNYKKDMAKFILKDDITFHMFTTCLPCGDATIFQVSPKYESNKFKKEIKVTPPLEKRLKTETDTYSVDVNDDNNEERETLVNFTDLNRTGAKCLPLGFQDPKLLGTQYHVIGVLRTKPGRGDPTLSMSCSDKIAKWNLLGVQGSLLSWFLEKPIYFSSIIFGKCRFNLDSVERAIYGRFKNDLLDFVFPIGYRHNCPVIDVVDINRKELMKDDSIKPCSGSILWYYGCKNQEVAVEGKKQGVTKKLRNIGKANLSVCKRELYHDYVNLKTAVSTEKFETVKLTYSEAKNLSVEYCKLWKDVRDRVFKIWSQKPKHFEGFSICEQ encoded by the coding sequence AGAACTATGGAAAAGGGGACTCAGAAAGACAAAATTGCGAAAGCTGCTTTAGACAAATATGATGAATTGAAGAAAACAGGCAAACCAATTCCCAGTCAAGAGTGGACAGTATACACAGCTATTGTTATGCTAAATACTAAAGAAGAGATCGTTGTTGCCCTAGGCACTGGATCAAAGTGTATTGGTAAGACTTCACTCAGTTCTAATGGTGACACTATCAATGATAGTCATGCAGAGGTGATTGCACGaagatgttttttaaaattcctgTATTCAGAAATGCGCAAATCAGTTTATGAAGAAAGTATTTgcttaaactacaaaaaagatatggcaaaatttattttaaaggatGATATTACCTTTCATATGTTTACAACTTGTTTACCATGTGGTGATGCAACTATTTTCCAGGTTAGTCCAAAATATGAGAGCAATAAATTTAAGAAGGAAATAAAGGTGACACCACCTCTAGAAAAACGATTGAAGACTGAAACTGATACATATTCTGTAGACGTAAATGATGATAATAATGAAGAGAGAGAAACATTGGTGAATTTTACAGATTTAAATAGGACTGGTGCTAAATGCTTACCTCTTGGTTTTCAGGACCCAAAGCTTTTGGGTACCCAGTATCATGTTATTGGAGTGTTAAGAACAAAACCAGGCAGAGGAGATCCAACTTTATCAATGTCATGTAGTGATAAAATTGCAAAATGGAATCTACTTGGTGTTCAAGGTTCTTTGTTATCGTGGTTTCTAGAAAAACCAATTTATTTTTCGTCTATAATATTTGGAAAGTGTCGATTCAATCTTGACAGTGTAGAAAGAGCCATTTACGGCCGattcaaaaatgatttattaGATTTCGTGTTTCCGATTGGTTACCGACATAACTGCCCTGTGATCGATGTTGTAGACATAAACAGAAAGGAATTAATGAAAGATGATTCTATTAAACCTTGTTCAGGAAGCATTTTGTGGTATTATGGTTGTAAAAACCAGGAGGTCGCTGTTGAAGGAAAGAAGCAGGGTGTTACCAAAAAGCTACGTAACATTGGGAAAGCAAATCTCTCTGTTTGTAAAAGGGAACTCTACCATGACTATGTTAATCTAAAAACTGCTGTTTCAACAGAAAAGTTCGAAACGGTGAAACTTACATATAGTGAAGCCAAGAATTTATCAGTCGAGTATTGCAAATTGTGGAAAGATGTTCGGGATCGAGTGTTCAAGATTTGGAGTCAAAAACCCAAACACTTTGAGGGTTTCAGCATTTGTGAACAATGA